The following coding sequences are from one Chaetodon trifascialis isolate fChaTrf1 chromosome 24, fChaTrf1.hap1, whole genome shotgun sequence window:
- the LOC139327811 gene encoding rho GTPase-activating protein 20-like isoform X1, which yields MDNMSPQQQQQDSLSRGGGQQENKRRMKSQSYRRQSAPSLVITKALTRSKTLSRESFLVPVCPESCPLVQSFLAASDRSFLLYGHAQLKTGMQTQDRHLFLFTDTLVIAKAKSANHFKQKAQVRVCEMWTAGCMDEVCEGSTHPERSFVMGWPTCNYVAMFSSAEQKDKWLSLLKSRMKEEKETEEPKTIPLRVYGKGINTFAVTKTLPVSNSDSTNEVVRLALQQFSIIGNVKDFQLWVISKRDNAPYPLIGHEFPFSIQMSHVRHMTPQGGGGGRDAAAPPADRQRATQVEQLQVYKQCQFILKPRPIETLHVSADLPQKPFKRRRSLMTWAFWRGSSSHLNELAVGAARGCLFGQPLSSVCVEDALPKPVMDMLAFLHCEGSWTRGIFRRPAGARAVRELRDSLDSGDTELPLTRDHVFIIAGVFKDFLRSIPGSLLCCELHEEWMDVLEEEEEEEEQVQDIKRMICRLPKENALLLRYLLAMLHGIQVNAKENQMTSFNLSVCIAPSMLWPPGAPSSPEVEGEGTKKVCELVKFMIERCQQILGEDPSSLFGGLPQRLNTDETGSADSWLDPLTDSSYDSLENELDNSSGGSPGFCSRRRLRPKPLQGSLDSILTFSDYEQDADAHQTQADSPHGLTVHPLRTSRGGRQDPHLSCPSQDAPTEDASSTLDSLCLDVRHRQRRRSEPAIAYVAKFGPCVSGSNEGLSGEDEDGEEELSEKPSSHTLAGTRSRGETTLNRHGGRSAALEASSSSLSSTTTSPAPTCSPLDSPDSLSSDHAWATRRGLYPTKTQLPFNSSSSSVPSSAPSAPFTTSSALTSGGHPDLGTCPKGSPPKEQLNWGTLKACRGLHPNSWLKKGRRLSLTQPDNLEKEEEDKTGGGVTDKTLTLGKVVAGEKGGGKLISSSQPKPKSSCRTSKDAGRGGGHVKGRPGQESLKSRHLKQDSSSPPSHHRSTGSLQFPKSPWVHSSDPPLSIRQLSDVHANTSRPTKHGCTAESEMNELKQPSPSLFYKQRGPALSLFKQNKSHSVEEPCNPRLYQRRGSEPGRQVVDRTSALTRARLPSDPGLKAAEVEPQGGTAEARFCLSPYATKAVRDYFSSHPCSNPQSSQQVALALVESRREWLKRCSDPTAEPDFDQLLFAEESYV from the exons ATGGACAACAtgtctccacagcagcagcagcaggacagccTCAGCCGCGGCGGCGGACAGCAAGAGAACAAACGG CGGATGAAGTCTCAGAGTTATCGGCGTCAGTCGGCCCCGTCTCTGGTCATCACCAAGGCTCTCACCAGGTCCAAGACTCTCTCCAG AGAGAGCTTCCTGGTTCCTGTGTGCCCAGAGAGCTGCCCATTGGTCCAGTCCTTCCTCGCCGCCTCTGACAGGTCTTTTCTCCTTTACGGACATGCTCAGCTGAAGACCGGGATGCAGACTCAGGACAGGCACCTCTTCCTGTTCACTGACACGCTGGTGATTGCCAAAGCCAA ATCAGCCAACCACTTCAAACAGAAAGCCCAGGTGCGAGTGTGTGAGATGTGGACGGCAGGCTGCATGGACGAGGTGTGTGAGGGAAGCACCCACCCGGAGAGGAGCTTCGTCATGGGCTGGCCCACCTGCAACTATGTCGCCATGTttag CTCAGcagaacagaaagacaaatggCTCTCCCTCCTGAAAAG CcggatgaaagaggagaaggagacagaagagCCTAAAACCATTCCTCTGCGAGTGTACGGGAAGGGAATCAATACTTTTGCCGTT ACCAAGACGCTTCCTGTCAGCAACTCGGATTCAACCAACGAGGTGGTCCGACTGGCCCTGCAGCAGTTTAGCATCATA GGAAACGTGAAAGACTTCCAGCTGTGGGTCATCTCCAAGAGGGACAACGCCCCCTACCCTCTCATCG GTCATGAGTTTCCCTTCAGCATCCAGATGAGTCATGTGAGACACATGACGCCTCAGGGCGGCGGCGGTGGCAGGGACGCTGCTGCACCACCTGCGGACAGACAGAGGGCCACgcaggtggagcagctgcaggtgtaCAAGCAGTGCCAGTTCATCCTGAAGCCTCGACCCATTGAAACGCTGCACGTCTCTGCAG ATTTGCCTCAGAAGCCATTTAAAAGGAGGCGTTCTCTCATGACCTGGGCCTTCTGGCGAggctcctcctctcacctgaaTGAACTGGCGGTCGGGGCGGCCCGAGGCTGCCTGTTTGGCCAGCCgctcagctctgtttgtgtggaggacGCGCTGCCGAAGCCAGTCATG GACATGCTGGCGTTTCTGCACTGTGAGGGTTCATGGACGCGGGGGATCTTCCGTCGGCCGGCGGGGGCTCGGGCTGTCCGGGAGCTGCGGGACTCTCTGGACAGCGGAGACACTGAGCTTCCTCTCACGAGAGACCACGTCTTCATCATTGCTGGAGTCTTCAAG GACTTCTTGCGCAGCATCCCAGGCAGCTTGCTGTGTTGTGAACTGCATGAAGAATGGATGGACGTgttggaggaagaagaggaggaggaagaacaagtgcaggacataaagag GATGATTTGCCGTCTGCCCAAAGAGAACGCCCTTCTGCTGCGCTACCTGTTAGCCATGCTGCACGGCATCCAGGTCAACGCCAAGGAGAACCAGATGACGAGTTTCAATTTATCAGTGTGCATcgctcccagcatgctttggcCTCCTGGAGCGCCCTCCAGCCCTgaggtggagggagaaggaACTAAGAAG GTTTGTGAGCTGGTGAAGTTCATGATTGAACGCTGCCAGCAGATTCTGGGAGAGGATCCGTCCTCCCTGTTTGGAGGGCTGCCGCAAAGACTCAACACAGACGAGACGGGGTCAG CAGACTCCTGGCTGGACCCTCTGACCGACTCGTCATACGACAGTCTGGAGAATGAGCTGGACAACAGCAGCGGTGGGTCGCCGGGTTTCTGCAGCAGAAGACGTCTTCGACCCAAACCGCTGCAAGGCAGCCTGGACTCCATCCTCACATTCAGCGACTACGAACAAGACGCGGACGCACACCAGACCCAAGCTGACAGTCCGCACGGCCTGACGGTGCACCCACTGAGGACAAGCAGAGGCGGCAGACAGGACCCACACCTCTCCTGCCCCAGCCAGGACGCGCCGACTGAGGACGCCTCCTCCACCCTGGACTCGCTGTGCCTGGATGTTCGGCACCGACAGCGGCGGCGCTCAGAGCCGGCCATCGCGTACGTGGCCAAGTTTGGGCCGTGCGTTTCAGGGAGCAATGAAGGTCTCTCTGGAGAGGATGAAGACGGTGAAGAAGAGCTTTCGGAGAAGCCCAGCAGCCACACACTCGCTGGCACACGCTCCAGAGGTGAGACCACGTTAAACCGACACGGTGGGAGGTCAGCAGCTCTTGAGGCgagctcctccagcctctcctccaccaccacctcccctgCACCAACCTGCTCCCCCCTGGACTCTCCTGACTCCCTCAGCAGTGACCACGCATGGGCGACCAGACGGGGGCTTTACCCCACCAAGACACAGCTGCCCTTcaactcctcctcttcatctgttcCCTCCTCCGCCCCCTCCGCACCCTTCACCACAAGCTCTGCTCTGACCTCTGGTGGACATCCAGACCTGGGGACATGTCCAAAAGGCTCCCCACCAAAAGAACAACTCAACTGGGGGACCTTAAAAGCCTGCAGGGGCCTCCACCCAAACTCTTGGCTGAAGAAAGGCCGGAGGCTGTCGCTAACCCAACCAGACAActtggagaaagaggaggaggacaagacCGGG GGAGGAGTCACTGATAAGACGCTCACACTCGGGAAAGTTGTCGCAGGcgaaaagggaggaggaaaactgATCTCCAGCAGCCAACCCAAGCCCAAATCATCCTGCAGAACGTCAAAAGAcgcaggaagaggagggggccACGTCAAGGGGAGGCCCGGCCAGGAGTCCCTCAAGTCCAGACATCTTAAGCAGGACTCATCTAGCCCCCCTTCCCACCACCGCTCTACAGGGAGCCTCCAATTTCCCAAATCCCCCTGGGTCCATTCCTCAGACCCCCCACTTTCCATCAGGCAGCTCAGTGACGTCCATGCCAACACCAGTCGCCCCACCAAACACGGGTGCACTGCAGAAAGTGAAATGAACGAGCTGAAGCAGCCATCACCGTCTTTATTTTATAAGCAGAGAGGACCAGCTCTGTCCCTGTTCAAGCAAAACAAGTCTCACTCCGTGGAGGAGCCGTGCAACCCCAGGCTCTACCAACGCCGCGGCTCAGAACCCGGGCGGCAAGTTGTGGACCGAACCTCTGCACTCACACGGGCGAGGCTGCCCAGTGACCCCGGACTGAAGGCCGCTGAGGTGGAACCACagggagggacagcagaggCCCGATTCTGCCTCTCCCCTTACGCCACCAAAGCAGTGAGGGACTACTTCTCCTCTCACCCGTGCAGCAACCCCCAGAGcagccagcaggtggcgctcGCCCTGGTGGAGAGTCGCAGGGAATGGCTGAAGAGATGCAGCGATCCCACAGCGGAGCCAGACTTTGACCAGCTTCTGTTTGCTGAAGAGTCCTACGTCTGA
- the pspc1 gene encoding paraspeckle component 1, with protein MANRNMQQASLPSSNSSQPAKHGTDSPAPEQTPANKDSPAPPSQESPAAERVEGAGDRSEGGPAEMTLDITNFRKPGEKTFTQRSRLFVGNLPVDIPEEEFKNMFAKYGNINEVFINRDRGFGFIRLETRTLAEIAKAELDGTILNNRPIRIRFATHGAALTVRNLLPVVTNELLEQAFSQFGLVERAIVVTDDRGRPTGKGLVEFANKAAARKALERCTEGALLLTTTPCPAIVEPSEHFDDEDGLPEKLLQKIPKYHKEREQLPHFAQPGTFEFEYSSRWKALHEMEKQQREQVDKNIKEAKEKLEAELESAKHEHQLMLMRQDLMRRQEELRRLEELRNQELQRRKQIEMRHEEERRRREEEMMRHREQEDMRRHPDGFKPNYLDNREQEMRVGELGPRGAINMGDGYNQASPGPSGNQGQMMGMSGRGGAIGPEGTTNMGTPLMSENGAMRNDRYPQGGSMGGRAEVESPKQQQQQQQQQQQQQQQQQQQQQQQPPLGPQVGPAPGYGRGNPLGGVFDGPNNKRRRY; from the exons ATGGCTAACCGAAATATGCAACAAGCGAGCTTGCCGAGCAGTAATTCATCTCAACCAGCGAAACACGGGACCGACTCCCCGGCCCCGGAGCAGACACCGGCGAACAAAGACAGCCCAGCGCCGCCGTCACAGGAGTCTCCCGCGGCCGAACGAGTAGAAGGAGCCGGTGACAGAAGCGAAGGAGGCCCGGCAGAAATGACTCTGGATATCACGAATTTTCGGAAGCCCGGAGAGAAGACGTTCACCCAGCGCTCACGTCTGTTTGTCGGGAATCTTCCGGTGGATATCCCAGAAGAAGAGTTCAAGAACATGTTCGCTAAATATGGGAACATTAACGAGGTCTTCATCAACAGAGACCGGGGGTTCGGCTTCATTCGCTTG GAGACTCGGACGCTGGCAGAGATTGCCAAAGCTGAGCTGGATGGGACTATTTTGAATAATCGGCCGATCAGGATCCGCTTTGCTACACATGGTGCTGCGCTCACAGTGCGCAACCTGCTGCCTGTAGTCACGAATGAGCTGCTGGAACAG GCCTTTTCTCAGTTTGGGCTGGTGGAGCGGGCTATTGTCGTGACAGATGACCGCGGTCGTCCCACTGGGAAGGGCTTAGTGGAGTTTGCAAACAAAGCAGCCGCACGTAAAGCCCTGGAGCGCTGCACGGAGGGAGCGCTGCTGCTGACCAC CACACCTTGTCCAGCCATTGTGGAGCCCTCGGAGCACTTTGATGATGAGGATGGACTGCCTGAAAAATTGCTGCAGAAGATTCCAAAGTATCATAA GGAACGAGAGCAGCTGCCACATTTCGCTCAGCCCGGGACGTTCGAGTTTGAATACTCTTCTCGCTGGAAAGCTCTTCACGAGATGGAGAAACAGCAAAGAGAGCAGGTGGACAAGAACATTAAAGAGGCCAAAGAGAAACTGGAGGCTGAGCTGGAATCAGCCAAACATGAACATCAGCTCATGTTAATGAGACAAG ATCTGATGAGAcgtcaggaggagctgaggagactGGAGGAGCTCCGCAACCAGGAGCTGCAGCGACGAAAGCAGATTGAGATGAG gcatgaagaggagaggaggaggagagaggaggagatgatgagaCACAGAGAACAGGAGGACATGAGACGCCACCCAGACGGCTTCAAACCAAACTACCTGGACAAT AGAGAACAGGAAATGAGAGTGGGTGAGCTGGGCCCTCGTGGAGCCATTAATATGGGAG ATGGCTATAACCAGGCCTCCCCGGGGCCCAGTGGTAACCAGGGTCAGATGATGGGCATGAGTGGAAGGGGAGGAGCCATTGGCCCAGAGGGAACTACAAATATGGGGACACCACTGATGTCAGAGAATGGAGCCATG CGGAACGATAGATACCCACAGGGTGGATCAATGGGGGGGCGAGCGGAAGTTGAGTccccaaagcagcagcagcagcagcagcagcagcagcaacagcagcaacagcaacagcagcaacagcagcaacagcagccgcCATTGGGCCCTCAAGTCGGACCGGCCCCGGGATATGGCAGGGGGAATCCACTAGGGGGAGTTTTTGATGGGCCTAATAACAAGCGCCGCAGATACTAA
- the LOC139327811 gene encoding rho GTPase-activating protein 20-like isoform X2: MDNMSPQQQQQDSLSRGGGQQENKRRMKSQSYRRQSAPSLVITKALTRSKTLSRESFLVPVCPESCPLVQSFLAASDRSFLLYGHAQLKTGMQTQDRHLFLFTDTLVIAKAKSANHFKQKAQVRVCEMWTAGCMDEVCEGSTHPERSFVMGWPTCNYVAMFSSAEQKDKWLSLLKSRMKEEKETEEPKTIPLRVYGKGINTFAVTKTLPVSNSDSTNEVVRLALQQFSIIGNVKDFQLWVISKRDNAPYPLIGHEFPFSIQMSHVRHMTPQGGGGGRDAAAPPADRQRATQVEQLQVYKQCQFILKPRPIETLHVSADLPQKPFKRRRSLMTWAFWRGSSSHLNELAVGAARGCLFGQPLSSVCVEDALPKPVMDMLAFLHCEGSWTRGIFRRPAGARAVRELRDSLDSGDTELPLTRDHVFIIAGVFKDFLRSIPGSLLCCELHEEWMDVLEEEEEEEEQVQDIKRMICRLPKENALLLRYLLAMLHGIQVNAKENQMTSFNLSVCIAPSMLWPPGAPSSPEVEGEGTKKVCELVKFMIERCQQILGEDPSSLFGGLPQRLNTDETGSDSWLDPLTDSSYDSLENELDNSSGGSPGFCSRRRLRPKPLQGSLDSILTFSDYEQDADAHQTQADSPHGLTVHPLRTSRGGRQDPHLSCPSQDAPTEDASSTLDSLCLDVRHRQRRRSEPAIAYVAKFGPCVSGSNEGLSGEDEDGEEELSEKPSSHTLAGTRSRGETTLNRHGGRSAALEASSSSLSSTTTSPAPTCSPLDSPDSLSSDHAWATRRGLYPTKTQLPFNSSSSSVPSSAPSAPFTTSSALTSGGHPDLGTCPKGSPPKEQLNWGTLKACRGLHPNSWLKKGRRLSLTQPDNLEKEEEDKTGGGVTDKTLTLGKVVAGEKGGGKLISSSQPKPKSSCRTSKDAGRGGGHVKGRPGQESLKSRHLKQDSSSPPSHHRSTGSLQFPKSPWVHSSDPPLSIRQLSDVHANTSRPTKHGCTAESEMNELKQPSPSLFYKQRGPALSLFKQNKSHSVEEPCNPRLYQRRGSEPGRQVVDRTSALTRARLPSDPGLKAAEVEPQGGTAEARFCLSPYATKAVRDYFSSHPCSNPQSSQQVALALVESRREWLKRCSDPTAEPDFDQLLFAEESYV, encoded by the exons ATGGACAACAtgtctccacagcagcagcagcaggacagccTCAGCCGCGGCGGCGGACAGCAAGAGAACAAACGG CGGATGAAGTCTCAGAGTTATCGGCGTCAGTCGGCCCCGTCTCTGGTCATCACCAAGGCTCTCACCAGGTCCAAGACTCTCTCCAG AGAGAGCTTCCTGGTTCCTGTGTGCCCAGAGAGCTGCCCATTGGTCCAGTCCTTCCTCGCCGCCTCTGACAGGTCTTTTCTCCTTTACGGACATGCTCAGCTGAAGACCGGGATGCAGACTCAGGACAGGCACCTCTTCCTGTTCACTGACACGCTGGTGATTGCCAAAGCCAA ATCAGCCAACCACTTCAAACAGAAAGCCCAGGTGCGAGTGTGTGAGATGTGGACGGCAGGCTGCATGGACGAGGTGTGTGAGGGAAGCACCCACCCGGAGAGGAGCTTCGTCATGGGCTGGCCCACCTGCAACTATGTCGCCATGTttag CTCAGcagaacagaaagacaaatggCTCTCCCTCCTGAAAAG CcggatgaaagaggagaaggagacagaagagCCTAAAACCATTCCTCTGCGAGTGTACGGGAAGGGAATCAATACTTTTGCCGTT ACCAAGACGCTTCCTGTCAGCAACTCGGATTCAACCAACGAGGTGGTCCGACTGGCCCTGCAGCAGTTTAGCATCATA GGAAACGTGAAAGACTTCCAGCTGTGGGTCATCTCCAAGAGGGACAACGCCCCCTACCCTCTCATCG GTCATGAGTTTCCCTTCAGCATCCAGATGAGTCATGTGAGACACATGACGCCTCAGGGCGGCGGCGGTGGCAGGGACGCTGCTGCACCACCTGCGGACAGACAGAGGGCCACgcaggtggagcagctgcaggtgtaCAAGCAGTGCCAGTTCATCCTGAAGCCTCGACCCATTGAAACGCTGCACGTCTCTGCAG ATTTGCCTCAGAAGCCATTTAAAAGGAGGCGTTCTCTCATGACCTGGGCCTTCTGGCGAggctcctcctctcacctgaaTGAACTGGCGGTCGGGGCGGCCCGAGGCTGCCTGTTTGGCCAGCCgctcagctctgtttgtgtggaggacGCGCTGCCGAAGCCAGTCATG GACATGCTGGCGTTTCTGCACTGTGAGGGTTCATGGACGCGGGGGATCTTCCGTCGGCCGGCGGGGGCTCGGGCTGTCCGGGAGCTGCGGGACTCTCTGGACAGCGGAGACACTGAGCTTCCTCTCACGAGAGACCACGTCTTCATCATTGCTGGAGTCTTCAAG GACTTCTTGCGCAGCATCCCAGGCAGCTTGCTGTGTTGTGAACTGCATGAAGAATGGATGGACGTgttggaggaagaagaggaggaggaagaacaagtgcaggacataaagag GATGATTTGCCGTCTGCCCAAAGAGAACGCCCTTCTGCTGCGCTACCTGTTAGCCATGCTGCACGGCATCCAGGTCAACGCCAAGGAGAACCAGATGACGAGTTTCAATTTATCAGTGTGCATcgctcccagcatgctttggcCTCCTGGAGCGCCCTCCAGCCCTgaggtggagggagaaggaACTAAGAAG GTTTGTGAGCTGGTGAAGTTCATGATTGAACGCTGCCAGCAGATTCTGGGAGAGGATCCGTCCTCCCTGTTTGGAGGGCTGCCGCAAAGACTCAACACAGACGAGACGGGGTCAG ACTCCTGGCTGGACCCTCTGACCGACTCGTCATACGACAGTCTGGAGAATGAGCTGGACAACAGCAGCGGTGGGTCGCCGGGTTTCTGCAGCAGAAGACGTCTTCGACCCAAACCGCTGCAAGGCAGCCTGGACTCCATCCTCACATTCAGCGACTACGAACAAGACGCGGACGCACACCAGACCCAAGCTGACAGTCCGCACGGCCTGACGGTGCACCCACTGAGGACAAGCAGAGGCGGCAGACAGGACCCACACCTCTCCTGCCCCAGCCAGGACGCGCCGACTGAGGACGCCTCCTCCACCCTGGACTCGCTGTGCCTGGATGTTCGGCACCGACAGCGGCGGCGCTCAGAGCCGGCCATCGCGTACGTGGCCAAGTTTGGGCCGTGCGTTTCAGGGAGCAATGAAGGTCTCTCTGGAGAGGATGAAGACGGTGAAGAAGAGCTTTCGGAGAAGCCCAGCAGCCACACACTCGCTGGCACACGCTCCAGAGGTGAGACCACGTTAAACCGACACGGTGGGAGGTCAGCAGCTCTTGAGGCgagctcctccagcctctcctccaccaccacctcccctgCACCAACCTGCTCCCCCCTGGACTCTCCTGACTCCCTCAGCAGTGACCACGCATGGGCGACCAGACGGGGGCTTTACCCCACCAAGACACAGCTGCCCTTcaactcctcctcttcatctgttcCCTCCTCCGCCCCCTCCGCACCCTTCACCACAAGCTCTGCTCTGACCTCTGGTGGACATCCAGACCTGGGGACATGTCCAAAAGGCTCCCCACCAAAAGAACAACTCAACTGGGGGACCTTAAAAGCCTGCAGGGGCCTCCACCCAAACTCTTGGCTGAAGAAAGGCCGGAGGCTGTCGCTAACCCAACCAGACAActtggagaaagaggaggaggacaagacCGGG GGAGGAGTCACTGATAAGACGCTCACACTCGGGAAAGTTGTCGCAGGcgaaaagggaggaggaaaactgATCTCCAGCAGCCAACCCAAGCCCAAATCATCCTGCAGAACGTCAAAAGAcgcaggaagaggagggggccACGTCAAGGGGAGGCCCGGCCAGGAGTCCCTCAAGTCCAGACATCTTAAGCAGGACTCATCTAGCCCCCCTTCCCACCACCGCTCTACAGGGAGCCTCCAATTTCCCAAATCCCCCTGGGTCCATTCCTCAGACCCCCCACTTTCCATCAGGCAGCTCAGTGACGTCCATGCCAACACCAGTCGCCCCACCAAACACGGGTGCACTGCAGAAAGTGAAATGAACGAGCTGAAGCAGCCATCACCGTCTTTATTTTATAAGCAGAGAGGACCAGCTCTGTCCCTGTTCAAGCAAAACAAGTCTCACTCCGTGGAGGAGCCGTGCAACCCCAGGCTCTACCAACGCCGCGGCTCAGAACCCGGGCGGCAAGTTGTGGACCGAACCTCTGCACTCACACGGGCGAGGCTGCCCAGTGACCCCGGACTGAAGGCCGCTGAGGTGGAACCACagggagggacagcagaggCCCGATTCTGCCTCTCCCCTTACGCCACCAAAGCAGTGAGGGACTACTTCTCCTCTCACCCGTGCAGCAACCCCCAGAGcagccagcaggtggcgctcGCCCTGGTGGAGAGTCGCAGGGAATGGCTGAAGAGATGCAGCGATCCCACAGCGGAGCCAGACTTTGACCAGCTTCTGTTTGCTGAAGAGTCCTACGTCTGA
- the LOC139327812 gene encoding adrenodoxin-like, protein MALVSALRRLGRVKFREYMRRTAAVSSGACLTGQRSFTTVTQSLRSDNKVTVHFINRDGEKITVKGSPGDSLLDVVINEDLDFDGFGACEGTLACSTCHLIFDEDVYKNLGRVTDEELDMLDLAYGLTDTSRLGCQICLTKSLDGMVARVPESVADIRQSKDGSS, encoded by the exons ATGGCTTTGGTATCAGCATTACGAAGACTGGGTCGCGTCAAGTTTAGAGAATATATGCGGAGGACGGCGGCTGTGAGTTCGGGTGCCTGTCTAACGGGTCAGAGGAGTTTCACCACCGTTACACAGTCTCTGAG gtcagACAACAAGGTGACGGTCCACTTCATCAACAGAGACGGGGAGAAGATAACGGTGAAGGGGTCACCCGGAGACTCGCTGCTGGATGTCGTCATTAATGAGGACCTCGACTTTGATGGTTTTG gagCGTGTGAGGGAACCCTGGCGTGCTCCACATGCCATCTGATCTTTGACGAGGACGTCTACAAGAACCTGGGACGAGTCACAGACGAGGAGTTGGACATGCTGGACTTGGCCTACGGCTTGACTGACAc ATCTCGTCTGGGTTGCCAGATCTGTCTGACGAAGTCTCTGGATGGCATGGTGGCCAGGGTTCCGGAGAGCGTCGCGGACATCCGACAGAGCAAAGACGGCTCCTCTTGA